Proteins encoded by one window of Micromonospora coxensis:
- a CDS encoding amino acid ABC transporter ATP-binding protein — translation MDDVATGEPLIVLDGVNKWFGPLHVLDDVSLSVGKGEVVVVIGPSGSGKSTLCRTINRLEPINSGTITFDGQPLPAEGKALAKLRSEVGMVFQSFNLFAHKTILENVTLGPVKVRKEKASVARERGLALLDRVGIANQADKYPAQLSGGQQQRAAIARALAMQPKAMLFDEPTSALDPEMVGEVLDVMTSLARDGMTMVVVTHEMGFARHAANRVIFMADGQLVEDAPPAEFFANPRSERARDFLSKILTH, via the coding sequence GTGGACGACGTGGCGACGGGCGAACCGCTCATCGTGCTGGACGGGGTCAACAAGTGGTTCGGCCCCCTGCACGTGCTCGACGACGTGTCACTCTCCGTCGGCAAGGGTGAGGTCGTCGTGGTGATCGGGCCCTCCGGCTCCGGCAAGTCGACGCTGTGCCGGACGATCAACCGGCTGGAGCCGATCAACTCCGGGACCATCACCTTCGACGGGCAGCCACTGCCGGCCGAGGGCAAGGCGCTGGCGAAGCTGCGCAGCGAGGTCGGGATGGTCTTCCAGTCGTTCAACCTCTTCGCGCACAAGACCATCCTGGAGAACGTCACCCTCGGCCCGGTGAAGGTCCGCAAGGAGAAGGCGTCCGTCGCCCGCGAGCGCGGCCTGGCCCTGCTCGACCGGGTCGGCATCGCCAACCAGGCCGACAAGTACCCGGCCCAGCTCTCCGGCGGCCAGCAGCAGCGGGCCGCGATCGCCCGCGCGCTGGCCATGCAGCCCAAGGCGATGCTCTTCGACGAGCCGACCAGCGCGCTGGACCCGGAGATGGTCGGCGAGGTGCTCGACGTGATGACCTCGCTGGCGCGCGACGGCATGACCATGGTCGTGGTGACCCACGAGATGGGCTTCGCCCGGCACGCCGCCAACCGGGTCATCTTCATGGCCGACGGGCAGCTCGTCGAGGACGCCCCGCCGGCGGAGTTCTTCGCCAACCCGCGCAGCGAGCGGGCCCGGGACTTCCTTTCCAAGATCCTCACGCACTAG
- the selD gene encoding selenide, water dikinase SelD, giving the protein MTERLRLTDYARGGGCACKIPPGELETMVAGLAPAVGAAELLVGLEHGDDAAVVRLDERTGLVSTADFFTPVVDDPYDWGRIAAANALSDVYAMGGTPLVALNLLCWPREVLPLELAREVLRGGQDVAREAGCHLAGGHSVDDDGPKYGLAVTGVVRPDELITLDAGRAGLPLSLTKPLGVGVLNTRHKRTGERFDAAVATMTTLNRDAARAAVAAGVRCGTDVTGFGLLGHAAKLARASRLTVAIDIARVPYLPGAREAVRDGYVSGGTRRNLDWVSPWTDAGPADEAERLLLADAQTSGGLLVAAEVPGGTVIGELLPRGEHLVVLR; this is encoded by the coding sequence ATGACCGAGCGGCTCCGCCTGACCGATTACGCCCGGGGTGGCGGCTGCGCCTGCAAGATCCCTCCCGGCGAGCTGGAGACGATGGTCGCCGGGCTCGCCCCGGCCGTCGGCGCCGCCGAGCTGCTGGTCGGGCTGGAGCACGGCGACGACGCGGCCGTGGTCCGGCTGGACGAGCGCACCGGTCTGGTCAGCACCGCCGACTTCTTCACCCCGGTCGTCGACGACCCGTACGACTGGGGCCGGATCGCCGCGGCCAACGCGCTCTCCGACGTGTACGCCATGGGCGGCACCCCGCTGGTCGCGCTCAACCTGCTCTGCTGGCCGCGCGAGGTGCTCCCGCTGGAGTTGGCGCGGGAGGTGCTGCGCGGCGGTCAGGACGTCGCCCGGGAGGCCGGCTGCCACCTGGCCGGTGGGCACAGCGTCGACGACGACGGCCCGAAGTACGGCCTCGCCGTCACCGGCGTGGTCCGCCCGGACGAGCTGATCACCCTGGACGCGGGCCGGGCCGGCCTGCCGCTGTCGCTGACCAAGCCGCTCGGCGTCGGCGTGCTCAACACCCGCCACAAGCGCACCGGCGAGCGGTTCGACGCGGCGGTCGCCACGATGACCACGCTGAACCGGGACGCGGCCCGCGCGGCGGTCGCCGCCGGGGTGCGCTGCGGCACCGACGTGACCGGCTTCGGGCTGCTCGGGCACGCCGCGAAGCTGGCCCGGGCGAGCCGGCTGACGGTCGCTATCGACATCGCCCGGGTGCCGTACCTGCCGGGGGCGCGCGAGGCGGTCCGGGACGGGTACGTCAGCGGCGGCACCCGCCGCAACCTGGACTGGGTGTCCCCGTGGACCGACGCCGGCCCGGCCGACGAGGCGGAGCGGCTGCTGCTGGCCGACGCCCAGACCTCCGGCGGGCTGCTGGTGGCCGCGGAGGTGCCGGGCGGCACCGTGATCGGCGAGCTGCTGCCCCGGGGCGAGCACCTGGTCGTGCTGCGCTGA
- a CDS encoding DUF2277 family protein codes for MDRDPPNEEQPMCRSIKTLREPYVPQVTQADVEAAALQYVRKISGFRAPAAHNAEAFDAAVRAVAAATATLLEQLQVRGSRPAATR; via the coding sequence ATGGACCGGGATCCCCCGAACGAGGAGCAGCCCATGTGCCGGAGCATCAAGACCCTGCGCGAACCGTACGTGCCGCAGGTGACCCAGGCCGACGTCGAGGCGGCGGCGTTGCAGTACGTCCGGAAGATCTCCGGGTTCCGCGCCCCTGCCGCCCACAACGCCGAGGCCTTCGACGCCGCGGTACGCGCCGTGGCCGCCGCCACCGCCACCCTGCTGGAGCAGTTGCAGGTCCGGGGCTCCCGCCCCGCCGCCACCCGCTGA
- the miaB gene encoding tRNA (N6-isopentenyl adenosine(37)-C2)-methylthiotransferase MiaB: MTTAAERSPRTYQVRTYGCQMNVHDSERISGLLEQAGYVRAGEVDDNPDVVVFNTCAVRENADNRLYGNLGHLRPVKDKHPGMQIAVGGCLAQKDRGDIVRKAPWVDVVFGTHNIGSLPVLLERARHNAAAEVEILESLDVFPSTLPTRRESTYAGWVSISVGCNNTCTFCIVPSLRGKEKDRRPGDILSEVRALVDEGVLEVTLLGQNVNSYGVEFGDRYAFGKLLRACGDIDGLERVRFTSPHPKDFTDDVIAAMAETPNVCHSLHMPLQSGSDDVLKAMRRSYRSERYLGIIEKVRAAMPDAAITTDIIVGFPGETEADFQRTLDVVREARFSSAFTFQYSKRPGTPAATMDGQLPKQVVQERYERLIACVEEITWAENKRLVGETVEVLVAVGEGRKDERTGRMSGRARDGRLVHFDAGSLVGQIRPGDIVHTTVTYAAPHHLNADGEPLSHRRTRAGDAAEAGRSPRTPGVLLGLPTVGAPAATPAPTTGCAAH; the protein is encoded by the coding sequence ATGACTACCGCAGCCGAGCGCAGCCCGCGCACCTATCAGGTGCGCACCTACGGCTGCCAGATGAACGTGCACGACTCCGAGCGCATCTCCGGCCTGCTGGAGCAGGCAGGTTACGTCCGCGCCGGCGAGGTCGACGACAACCCGGACGTGGTGGTGTTCAACACCTGCGCCGTCCGGGAGAACGCCGACAACCGGCTCTACGGCAACCTCGGTCATCTGCGCCCCGTGAAGGACAAGCACCCCGGGATGCAGATCGCCGTGGGCGGCTGCCTGGCCCAGAAGGACCGCGGCGACATCGTCCGCAAGGCCCCCTGGGTGGACGTGGTCTTCGGCACGCACAACATCGGCTCACTGCCGGTGCTGCTGGAGCGGGCCCGGCACAACGCCGCCGCCGAGGTGGAGATCCTGGAGTCCCTCGACGTCTTCCCCTCCACGCTGCCGACCCGGCGCGAGTCCACGTACGCCGGCTGGGTGTCGATCTCGGTCGGCTGCAACAACACCTGCACGTTCTGCATCGTGCCCTCCCTGCGCGGCAAGGAGAAGGACCGCCGCCCCGGCGACATCCTCTCCGAGGTGCGCGCCCTGGTCGACGAGGGCGTGCTGGAGGTGACCCTGCTCGGGCAGAACGTCAACTCCTACGGCGTCGAGTTCGGCGACCGGTACGCCTTCGGCAAGCTGCTGCGTGCCTGCGGCGACATCGACGGGCTGGAGCGGGTCCGGTTCACCAGCCCGCACCCGAAGGACTTCACCGACGACGTGATCGCCGCGATGGCCGAGACGCCGAACGTCTGCCACTCGCTGCACATGCCGTTGCAGTCCGGCTCCGACGACGTGCTCAAGGCGATGCGCCGGTCGTACCGGTCGGAGCGCTACCTGGGGATCATCGAGAAGGTCCGGGCGGCGATGCCGGACGCGGCGATCACCACCGACATCATCGTCGGCTTCCCCGGCGAGACCGAGGCCGACTTCCAGCGCACCCTGGACGTGGTGCGCGAGGCCCGGTTCTCCTCGGCGTTCACCTTCCAGTACTCCAAGCGCCCCGGCACCCCGGCCGCCACCATGGACGGCCAACTCCCCAAGCAGGTCGTGCAGGAGCGCTACGAGCGGCTGATCGCCTGCGTGGAGGAGATCACCTGGGCGGAGAACAAGCGCCTGGTGGGGGAGACCGTCGAGGTGCTGGTCGCCGTCGGCGAGGGACGCAAGGACGAGCGCACCGGCCGGATGTCCGGCCGGGCCCGCGACGGCCGCCTGGTGCACTTCGACGCGGGCAGCCTGGTCGGGCAGATCCGCCCCGGCGACATCGTGCACACCACGGTCACCTACGCCGCGCCGCACCACCTCAACGCCGACGGCGAGCCGCTGTCGCACCGGCGTACCCGGGCCGGTGACGCGGCCGAGGCGGGGCGCTCCCCGCGTACCCCCGGGGTGCTGCTCGGGCTGCCCACGGTCGGTGCGCCGGCCGCGACGCCCGCGCCGACGACCGGCTGCGCCGCCCACTGA
- a CDS encoding cellulase family glycosylhydrolase: MHRPTALGGALTALATAAAGVLVAAAVSTSPAAAAVGGTGTGYLRTNGNKIVDSTGATVRLTGINWFGMETDNKTFHGLWSNNPWRGQLDKMAGLGYNTLRIPYSNDALKPGATASGINDFVNPDLVGLSPLQILDKVIDYAGSKGMRVILDRHRPTSAGQSPLWYTSTVSEATWINDWKMLAQRYAGNPTVIGADLHNEPHAEGTNPAATGACWGCGDTARDWRLAAERAGNAILGVQPNWLIFVEGVSCPSGGLSNVWDNDPSNDEDCGWWGGNLSKAKDFPVRLNVANRLVYSPHEYATSVYEQSWFKAPDYPANMPAIWDKYWGYLHKQNIAPIMMGEFGTTLQDPRDKVWLENLMAYTGTGVNGMSFTYWSWNPNSGDTGGIALDDWTTINTAKQAILQPYLIPPVGGGTGSPTASPTGSPTGSPTATPTGSPTTPPPAGACTATYKQVNAWQGGFQGELTVKNTGTAAVNPWSVTWSWPSGVTLASGWNATVTQSGTTVTAAAPTWSPSLAAGASVTIGFTANGAASAPGSVKLGGVAC, translated from the coding sequence ATGCACCGACCCACCGCCCTCGGTGGCGCGCTGACCGCGCTCGCCACCGCCGCGGCCGGCGTGCTCGTCGCCGCCGCCGTCAGCACCTCACCGGCTGCCGCCGCCGTCGGCGGCACCGGCACCGGCTACCTGCGCACCAACGGCAACAAGATCGTCGACAGCACCGGCGCGACGGTACGCCTGACCGGCATCAACTGGTTCGGCATGGAGACCGACAACAAGACCTTCCACGGTCTCTGGTCGAACAACCCGTGGCGCGGCCAGCTCGACAAGATGGCCGGCCTCGGCTACAACACCCTGCGGATCCCGTACTCGAACGACGCGCTGAAGCCGGGGGCGACGGCCAGCGGGATCAACGACTTCGTCAACCCGGATCTGGTCGGGCTCTCCCCGTTGCAGATCCTCGACAAGGTCATCGACTACGCCGGCAGCAAGGGGATGCGGGTCATCCTGGACCGGCACCGGCCCACCTCGGCCGGGCAGTCGCCGCTCTGGTACACCTCGACGGTCTCCGAGGCGACCTGGATCAACGACTGGAAGATGCTCGCCCAGCGGTACGCGGGCAACCCCACGGTGATCGGCGCGGACCTGCACAACGAGCCGCACGCCGAGGGCACCAACCCGGCGGCGACCGGGGCCTGCTGGGGCTGCGGGGACACCGCCCGCGACTGGCGGCTGGCCGCCGAGCGGGCCGGCAACGCGATCCTCGGGGTGCAGCCCAACTGGCTGATCTTCGTGGAGGGGGTGAGCTGCCCCAGCGGCGGCCTGTCGAACGTCTGGGACAACGACCCCAGCAACGACGAGGACTGCGGCTGGTGGGGCGGCAACCTGTCGAAGGCCAAGGACTTCCCGGTCCGGCTGAACGTGGCGAACCGGCTGGTCTACTCGCCGCACGAGTACGCCACCAGCGTCTACGAGCAGTCCTGGTTCAAGGCCCCGGACTACCCGGCGAACATGCCGGCGATCTGGGACAAGTACTGGGGTTACCTGCACAAGCAGAACATCGCGCCGATCATGATGGGCGAGTTCGGCACCACGTTGCAGGATCCGCGGGACAAGGTCTGGCTGGAGAACCTGATGGCCTACACCGGCACCGGGGTCAACGGGATGTCCTTCACCTACTGGTCGTGGAACCCGAACTCGGGTGACACCGGCGGCATCGCGCTGGACGACTGGACCACCATCAACACCGCGAAGCAGGCGATCCTCCAGCCGTACCTGATCCCACCGGTGGGTGGCGGCACCGGCTCGCCCACCGCGAGCCCGACCGGCAGCCCGACCGGCAGCCCGACCGCGACGCCGACCGGCAGCCCGACCACGCCGCCGCCGGCGGGCGCCTGCACGGCGACCTACAAGCAGGTCAACGCGTGGCAGGGCGGCTTCCAGGGTGAGCTGACCGTGAAGAACACCGGCACGGCGGCGGTGAACCCGTGGTCGGTGACCTGGTCCTGGCCGTCGGGGGTGACGCTGGCCAGCGGCTGGAACGCCACGGTGACCCAGTCCGGCACGACGGTGACGGCCGCCGCGCCGACCTGGTCGCCGTCGCTCGCGGCGGGCGCGTCGGTGACGATCGGCTTCACCGCCAACGGCGCGGCGTCCGCGCCGGGCTCGGTGAAGCTGGGCGGCGTCGCCTGCTGA
- a CDS encoding DUF349 domain-containing protein: MSDWTAFGRVDADGTVYVKTAEGERVVGSWQAGAPEEGLAHFARRFADLVTEVDLTEARLNSGAADAGHSLTTIRRIRASLAEAHVVGDIDALAARLDKLAAVAEEKAGEARAAKDAARVEALARKTALVEEAEKLAAESTGWKTAGDRLKEILDEWKTIRGVDKKIDGELWKRFAAARDGFTRRRGAHFASLDQQRKQAQTVKEELVAEAEKLKDSTEWAATANQLKDLMNQWKAAPRASKEAEQKLWERFRAAQDAFFSRRSEVFSARDNEQRANLERKQALLAEAEALDVEGDPKGAQAKLREIQAQWHEAGRVPREAAAGLERRLRAVDDKVREVMDSAWRRTTPQDNPLLAQMRAQVAEAEERLARAQAAGDARRIKEAEQALASKRQFLQLAEQAG, encoded by the coding sequence ATGAGCGACTGGACTGCCTTCGGACGGGTGGACGCGGACGGCACCGTGTACGTCAAGACCGCCGAGGGCGAGCGGGTGGTCGGATCCTGGCAGGCGGGAGCCCCGGAGGAAGGGCTGGCCCACTTCGCCCGGCGCTTCGCCGACCTGGTGACCGAGGTGGACCTCACCGAGGCCCGGCTCAACTCGGGCGCGGCGGACGCCGGCCACTCGCTGACCACGATCCGCCGGATCCGCGCCTCACTGGCCGAGGCGCACGTCGTCGGCGACATCGACGCGCTGGCCGCGCGGCTGGACAAGCTCGCCGCCGTCGCCGAGGAGAAGGCCGGCGAGGCACGCGCCGCCAAGGACGCGGCCCGGGTCGAGGCGCTCGCCCGCAAGACCGCCCTGGTCGAGGAGGCGGAGAAGCTCGCCGCCGAGTCGACCGGCTGGAAGACCGCCGGGGACCGGCTCAAGGAGATCCTCGACGAGTGGAAGACCATCCGCGGGGTCGACAAGAAGATCGACGGTGAGCTGTGGAAGCGGTTCGCCGCCGCCCGGGACGGCTTCACCCGCCGCCGGGGCGCCCACTTCGCCTCCCTCGACCAGCAGCGCAAGCAGGCGCAGACGGTCAAGGAGGAGCTGGTCGCCGAGGCGGAGAAGCTGAAGGACTCCACCGAGTGGGCGGCCACCGCCAACCAGCTCAAGGACCTGATGAACCAGTGGAAGGCCGCCCCGCGCGCCTCCAAGGAGGCCGAGCAGAAGCTCTGGGAACGGTTCCGCGCCGCGCAGGACGCGTTCTTCAGCCGGCGCAGTGAGGTCTTCTCCGCCCGGGACAACGAGCAGCGGGCCAACCTGGAGCGCAAGCAGGCGCTGCTCGCCGAGGCCGAGGCGCTCGACGTCGAGGGTGACCCGAAGGGCGCGCAGGCCAAGCTGCGGGAGATCCAGGCGCAGTGGCACGAGGCCGGCCGGGTGCCGCGCGAGGCCGCCGCCGGGCTGGAGCGGCGGCTGCGCGCCGTCGACGACAAGGTCCGCGAGGTCATGGACTCGGCCTGGCGGCGCACCACCCCGCAGGACAACCCGCTGCTCGCCCAGATGCGGGCGCAGGTCGCCGAGGCGGAGGAGCGGCTGGCCCGCGCCCAGGCCGCCGGGGACGCCCGCCGGATCAAGGAGGCCGAGCAGGCCCTCGCCTCCAAGCGGCAGTTCCTCCAGCTGGCCGAGCAGGCCGGCTGA
- a CDS encoding class III extradiol ring-cleavage dioxygenase family protein, whose protein sequence is MPLVAAAVCPHPPLIVPELAGAAAPELDDLRTACDAAVAGLLDSGARRIVVVGDGPATRSYGLPFHGSLAPWGADVEVCLGSPRPDRPDLLPLSLTIGAWLLRRSPTGPSSVARMHALAADADPADCAALGGGFRADVDWGLLVMGDGSACRGPKSPGYDDPRAEAYDDGVARALADADAAALLDLDPALSAELKAAGRAPWQVLAGAARAAGGEWRGELRHYSAPYGVAYFVASWERV, encoded by the coding sequence GTGCCCCTGGTCGCCGCCGCCGTCTGCCCCCACCCGCCGCTGATCGTCCCCGAGCTGGCCGGCGCCGCCGCGCCGGAGCTGGACGACCTGCGTACCGCCTGCGACGCCGCCGTCGCCGGGCTCCTGGACTCGGGCGCCCGCCGGATCGTGGTGGTCGGTGACGGGCCGGCGACCCGCTCCTACGGCCTGCCCTTCCACGGTTCGCTCGCCCCGTGGGGGGCCGACGTCGAGGTCTGTCTCGGCAGCCCGCGCCCGGACCGGCCGGACCTGCTGCCGCTGAGCCTGACCATCGGGGCGTGGCTGCTGCGCCGCAGCCCGACCGGGCCGTCCTCGGTGGCCCGGATGCACGCCCTGGCCGCCGACGCCGACCCGGCCGACTGCGCCGCGCTGGGCGGCGGCTTCCGCGCCGACGTCGACTGGGGGCTGCTGGTGATGGGCGACGGGTCGGCCTGTCGCGGCCCGAAGTCGCCCGGCTACGACGACCCGCGCGCCGAGGCGTACGACGACGGGGTCGCCCGGGCCCTGGCCGACGCGGACGCCGCGGCCCTGCTCGACCTGGACCCGGCGCTCTCGGCGGAGCTGAAGGCCGCCGGGCGGGCGCCCTGGCAGGTGCTGGCCGGCGCGGCCCGCGCGGCGGGCGGCGAGTGGCGCGGCGAGCTGCGCCACTACTCGGCCCCCTACGGCGTTGCCTACTTCGTGGCGTCCTGGGAGCGGGTGTGA
- the miaA gene encoding tRNA (adenosine(37)-N6)-dimethylallyltransferase MiaA, protein MGAGVSGTVVAVVGPTAAGKSALSIALAHALDGEVVNADSMQLYRGMDIGTAKLTPAEREGVPHHLLDIWEVTEPASVAEYQKLARAAVDDILARGKVPLLVGGSGLYVRAVLEQFEFPGTDPAVRERLEGELAAVGPAPLYERLREADPAAAASILPGNGRRIVRALEVIELTGAPFTASLPQPTPYYPAVQLGVDLDTALLDERIALRVDRMWTDGLVDETRALLGRGLAEGRTASRALGYQQVLRFLAGETTEAEAHDETVRATRRFVRRQRSWFRRDPRVHWLDSAAPSFTDTALRTVAAHRG, encoded by the coding sequence CTGGGAGCGGGTGTGAGCGGCACCGTCGTGGCCGTGGTCGGGCCGACCGCGGCCGGGAAGTCGGCGCTGAGCATCGCCCTCGCGCACGCCCTCGACGGCGAGGTGGTCAACGCCGACTCGATGCAGCTCTACCGGGGCATGGACATCGGCACGGCGAAGCTGACCCCGGCCGAGCGGGAGGGCGTGCCGCACCACCTGCTCGACATCTGGGAGGTGACCGAGCCGGCCAGCGTCGCCGAGTACCAGAAGCTGGCCCGCGCCGCGGTCGACGACATCCTGGCCCGGGGCAAGGTGCCGCTGCTGGTCGGCGGCTCGGGGCTCTACGTGCGGGCGGTGCTGGAGCAGTTCGAGTTCCCCGGCACCGACCCGGCGGTGCGGGAGCGGCTGGAGGGGGAGTTGGCGGCCGTCGGCCCCGCCCCGCTGTACGAGCGGCTGCGCGAGGCCGACCCGGCCGCGGCGGCGAGCATCCTGCCCGGCAACGGCCGGCGGATCGTGCGGGCCCTGGAGGTGATCGAGCTGACCGGCGCGCCGTTCACCGCCTCCCTGCCGCAGCCCACGCCGTACTACCCGGCGGTGCAGCTCGGCGTCGACCTGGACACCGCGCTGCTGGACGAGCGGATCGCGCTGCGGGTGGACCGGATGTGGACCGACGGGCTGGTCGACGAGACGCGGGCGCTGCTCGGGCGCGGCCTGGCCGAGGGACGTACCGCCAGCCGGGCGCTCGGCTACCAGCAGGTGCTGCGCTTCCTCGCCGGCGAGACGACCGAGGCCGAGGCGCACGACGAGACGGTCCGGGCCACCCGCCGGTTCGTCCGCCGGCAGCGCTCCTGGTTCCGCCGCGACCCGCGCGTCCACTGGCTGGACTCGGCCGCGCCGTCGTTCACCGACACTGCCCTGCGAACGGTGGCCGCGCATCGGGGATGA
- the dapF gene encoding diaminopimelate epimerase — protein sequence MEFTKGHGTGNDFVILPDPDGTLDLTPGLVAAICDRRRGVGGDGVLRVVRAGKHPEGAGLAGEAEWFMDYWNSDGSFAEMCGNGARVFVRYLLETGLATPSGAALPVATRAGVVRARVGADAIAVEMRRPRVYDASTATLGGLTLPGAAVDVGNPHLVCALPAGLDLAGLDLTRAPEFDPTVFPAGVNVEFTAPGEPVAGADGHVLMRVYERGSAETLSCGTGACAVGAVALRDAGLDTGTVAVDVPGGRLTVTVTDDSCWLSGPAVLVATGELVPAALHP from the coding sequence GTGGAGTTCACCAAGGGCCACGGCACCGGCAACGACTTCGTCATCCTGCCCGACCCGGACGGCACGCTGGACCTGACGCCGGGGCTGGTCGCCGCGATCTGCGACCGGCGGCGCGGCGTCGGCGGCGACGGCGTGCTGCGCGTCGTCCGGGCCGGTAAGCATCCCGAGGGCGCCGGCCTGGCCGGCGAGGCCGAGTGGTTCATGGACTACTGGAACTCCGACGGCTCGTTCGCCGAGATGTGCGGCAACGGGGCCCGGGTCTTCGTCCGCTACCTGCTGGAGACCGGGCTGGCCACGCCGTCCGGCGCGGCGCTGCCGGTGGCCACCCGGGCCGGCGTCGTGCGCGCGCGGGTCGGGGCCGACGCCATCGCCGTCGAGATGCGCCGCCCCCGGGTGTACGACGCGTCGACCGCGACCCTGGGCGGGCTGACCCTGCCCGGCGCGGCGGTGGACGTCGGCAACCCGCACCTGGTCTGCGCGCTCCCCGCCGGGCTGGACCTGGCCGGCCTCGACCTCACCCGCGCGCCCGAGTTCGATCCGACGGTCTTCCCGGCCGGGGTGAACGTCGAGTTCACCGCCCCGGGCGAGCCGGTCGCCGGCGCCGACGGGCACGTGCTCATGCGGGTGTACGAGCGCGGCTCCGCCGAGACGCTCTCCTGCGGCACCGGGGCGTGCGCGGTCGGCGCGGTGGCGCTGCGCGACGCCGGCCTCGACACCGGCACCGTGGCGGTGGACGTCCCCGGTGGCCGCCTCACCGTCACCGTGACCGACGACTCCTGCTGGCTCTCGGGCCCGGCCGTCCTGGTAGCCACCGGCGAACTGGTCCCGGCGGCGCTGCACCCCTGA
- a CDS encoding NAD-dependent malic enzyme — MAITRLPSAGFSITIRIAVPADASSIGRLTTSVGEAGAIVTALDVVDSDPTHVIVDLTCDTADTGHADQVVDALTALDGVDVRKVSDRTFLLHLGGKIEVHSKVSLRTRDELSRAYTPGVARVCMAIAENPADARRLTIKRNTVAVVSDGSAVLGLGNLGPAASLPVMEGKAALFKRFGGVDAWPVVLDTQDTDEIVQIVKAIAPAYGGINLEDIAAPRCFEIEARLREALDIPVFHDDQHGTAICVLAALTNALRVVGKQLADVRVVVSGAGAAGTAIMKLLLRQGVGDIIAYDRQGALHRGQSGLNPAWQWLAENTNRDNYSGDLPGAVRDADVFIGVSAPNLLTGDDIATMAKDAIVFALANPDPEVDPREARKHAAVVATGRSDQPNQINNVLAFPGVFRGMLDAHAEEFTEEMAIAAARAIADVVGEDKINPTVIVPSVFDSRVAPAVAAAVRAAAQNPASTPPPAADPGPADLPEIAANASATP, encoded by the coding sequence GTGGCCATCACCCGACTTCCGAGTGCCGGATTCTCGATCACGATCCGGATCGCGGTGCCCGCGGACGCCTCCTCCATCGGCCGGTTGACCACCTCCGTCGGCGAGGCCGGCGCGATCGTCACCGCGCTGGACGTGGTCGACTCCGACCCGACCCACGTGATCGTCGACCTCACCTGTGACACCGCCGACACCGGCCACGCCGACCAGGTGGTCGACGCGCTGACCGCGCTCGACGGGGTGGACGTGCGCAAGGTCTCCGACCGCACCTTCCTGCTGCACCTCGGCGGCAAGATCGAGGTGCACTCGAAGGTGTCCCTGCGCACCCGGGACGAGCTGTCGCGGGCGTACACCCCCGGGGTGGCCCGGGTCTGCATGGCGATCGCGGAGAACCCGGCGGACGCCCGGCGGCTGACCATCAAGCGCAACACCGTCGCCGTGGTCAGCGACGGCTCGGCGGTGCTGGGCCTGGGCAACCTCGGGCCGGCGGCGTCGCTGCCGGTGATGGAGGGCAAGGCGGCGCTGTTCAAGCGCTTCGGCGGGGTGGACGCCTGGCCGGTGGTCCTGGACACCCAGGACACCGACGAGATCGTGCAGATCGTCAAGGCGATCGCCCCCGCGTACGGCGGGATCAACCTGGAGGACATCGCCGCGCCGCGCTGCTTCGAGATCGAGGCCCGGCTGCGCGAGGCGCTGGACATCCCGGTCTTCCACGACGACCAGCACGGCACCGCGATCTGCGTGCTCGCCGCGCTGACCAACGCGCTGCGCGTCGTGGGCAAGCAGCTCGCCGACGTCCGGGTGGTGGTCTCCGGGGCCGGCGCGGCCGGCACCGCGATCATGAAGCTGCTGCTGCGCCAGGGCGTGGGCGACATCATCGCGTACGACCGGCAGGGCGCCCTGCACCGCGGCCAGAGCGGGCTCAACCCGGCCTGGCAGTGGCTGGCGGAGAACACCAACAGGGACAACTACTCCGGTGACCTGCCCGGGGCGGTCCGGGACGCGGACGTCTTCATCGGGGTGAGCGCGCCGAACCTGCTCACCGGTGACGACATCGCCACCATGGCCAAGGACGCGATCGTCTTCGCGCTGGCCAACCCCGACCCGGAGGTCGACCCCCGGGAGGCGCGCAAGCACGCCGCCGTGGTCGCCACCGGCCGCTCGGACCAGCCGAACCAGATCAACAACGTGCTCGCCTTCCCCGGCGTGTTCCGGGGCATGCTGGACGCGCACGCCGAGGAGTTCACCGAGGAGATGGCGATCGCCGCCGCCCGGGCGATCGCGGACGTGGTCGGCGAGGACAAGATCAATCCGACGGTGATCGTGCCGAGCGTCTTCGACTCCCGGGTCGCCCCGGCGGTCGCGGCGGCCGTCCGCGCGGCGGCCCAGAACCCGGCGTCCACCCCGCCCCCCGCGGCCGACCCGGGCCCTGCCGACCTCCCCGAGATCGCCGCCAACGCCTCCGCCACCCCCTGA